The proteins below come from a single Mangifera indica cultivar Alphonso chromosome 16, CATAS_Mindica_2.1, whole genome shotgun sequence genomic window:
- the LOC123198924 gene encoding transcription elongation factor TFIIS-like, translated as MFAIDSTKLEDAKKSACESENGSRKLEEGRKNPLKFILKIKIKPSRESCKLEDQKALFKGNDASHDKVREIFLEVLQKVVGEVDGETKERVKACDPIGGVVSIETEMFKKIGQYNGAKKLKYKSIMFQHKGTKQSRLEKVKPERLKWMNLEEMASDEK; from the coding sequence ATGTTTGCGATTGATTCTACAAAACTTGAAGACGCTAAGAAAAGTGCTTGTGAGAGTGAGAATGGTTCAAGAAAACTTGAAGAGGGGAGGAAAAATCCTCTGAAATTCATCTTGAAGATCAAGATCAAACCATCCAGGGAATCTTGTAAATTGGAAGATCAGAAGGCATTGTTCAAGGGCAATGACGCTTCACATGACAAGGTTCGTGAAATTTTTCTTGAGGTGTTACAGAAAGTTGTTGGTGAAGTTGATGGAGAAACTAAAGAGCGAGTAAAGGCTTGTGATCCAATTGGTGGTGTTGTGTCAATTGAAACTGAGATGTTTAAGAAGATAGGACAGTACAATGGGGCTAAAAAACTCAAGTACAAATCAATTATGTTTCAACATAAAGGAACCAAACAATCCAGACTTGAGAAGGTGAAGCCTGAGAGACTAAAATGGATGAATTTGGAAGAGATGGCAAGTGATGAAAAATAA
- the LOC123198926 gene encoding citrate-binding protein-like — protein MASISLLAFTYSSLIIHFTPYQVSAWGHYDLTQGFVSLPLNSSNLVIQKPYNVPVDQRSSFKNGYYKLWVFSTDKPLSLTSRTNPRTEIRVTGYDYSSGVWQFEAYGYIPNGTSGVCIMQVFGASQHATTLMLRVYNGSLSYYRGAVIVRNIYSRWFKLNVIHDVDKSKVKVFINGILKYVAPGRGGTSHYFKCGVYAQDDASYHMESRWKNIKILKKCD, from the exons ATGGCATCAATTTCTCTCTTAGCTTTCACTTACTCAAGCCTTATTATTCATTTCACGCCATATCAGGTCTCAGCTTGGGGACATTATGATCTGACACAAGGGTTTGTCTCCCTTCCATTAAATAGTTCAAATTTGGTTATACAGAAGCCCTATAATGTGCCAGTTGATCAACGATCCAGCTTCAAAAATGGCTACTACAAGCTGTGGGTGTTCTCCACAGACAAGCCGCTCTCTCTCACTAGCAGAACTAATCCACGAACTGAGATCCGAGTAACC GGGTACGATTATTCTTCTGGTGTATGGCAATTCGAAGCTTATGGCTACATCCCAAATGGAACATCAGGCGTTTGTATTATGCAAGTATTTGGAGCCAGCCAGCACGCCACTACCCTAATGCTTAGGGTTTATAATGGCTCGCTCTCATATTATAGAGGAGCAGTCATAGTCCGGAACATCTACAGCAG GTGGTTCAAGTTAAATGTAATTCATGATGTGGATAAATCCAAGGTCAAGGTTTTCATTAATGGAATTCTCAAGTATGTGGCTCCTGGTCGTGGAGGAACCTCTCACTACTTCAAATGTGGAGTTTATGCTCAAGATGATGCTTCTTACCATATGGAATCCCGTTGGAAGAACATCAAGATTCTAAAAAAGTGTGATTGA
- the LOC123198927 gene encoding citrate-binding protein-like, whose translation MFSFSALISHKMASISLLVLTYSSLIVHFTFYQVSAWGHFNPTQGFVSLPLNSSNLIIQKPYNVPVDQRSSFKNGYYKLWVFSTDKPHSLTSKTNPRTEIGIRGYNYSSGVWQFEAYGYVPNGTSGVCIMQIFGATPHATTLMLRVYNGSLSYYREAVIVSNICNRWFKLNVIHDVDKSKVKVFINGILKYVAPGRGGTSHSKFGVYAQDDASYYMESRWKNIKILKKCYRFGTLYLAY comes from the exons ATGTTTTCATTTTCTGCCCTTATCTCCCACAAAATGGCATCAATTTCTCTCTTAGTTCTCACTTACTCGAGCCTTATTGTTCATTTTACGTTTTATCAGGTCTCAGCTTGGGGACACTTTAATCCCACACAAGGGTTTGTCTCCCTTCCAttaaatagttcaaatttaattatacagAAGCCCTATAATGTGCCAGTAGATCAACGATCCAGCTTCAAAAATGGCTACTACAAGCTGTGGGTGTTCTCCACAGACAAGCCGCACTCTCTCACCAGCAAAACTAATCCACGAACTGAGATCGGAATACGT GGATACAATTATTCTTCTGGTGTATGGCAATTCGAAGCATATGGCTATGTCCCAAATGGAACATCAGGCGTTTGTATTATGCAAATATTTGGAGCTACCCCACACGCCACAACCCTAATGCTTAGGGTTTACAATGGCTCGCTCTCATATTACAGAGAAGCAGTCATAGTCTCGAACATCTGCAACAGGTGGTTCAAGCTAAATGTAATTCATGACGTGGATAAATCCAAGGTCAAGGTTTTCATTAATGGAATTCTCAAGTATGTGGCTCCTGGTCGTGGAGGTACCTCTCACTCCAAATTTGGAGTTTATGCTCAAGATGATGCTTCTTACTATATGGAATCCCGTTGGAAGAACATCAAGAttctaaaaaaatgttatcGATTTGGCACTTTGTATTTGgcttattaa